In the genome of Vicia villosa cultivar HV-30 ecotype Madison, WI linkage group LG7, Vvil1.0, whole genome shotgun sequence, one region contains:
- the LOC131620912 gene encoding phytoene synthase 2, chloroplastic, translating into MSATLLRVASSPSLEVSNSTGLHDSFGVVKLVDSSRFLCRDFVSVRAKKSDLKKRWKFCSLSTDMKYACVGQSGLESASNSPLLTNVLASTAVGEVAVSSEQKVYDVVLKQASLVKRKLSSTGELEVKPEIVLPGNSSLLSEAYDRCGEICAEYAKTFYLGTLLMTSERRRAIWAIYVWCRRTDELVDGPNASHITAAAMDRWESRLEELFQGRPFDMLDAALSDTVAKFPVDIQPFKDMIEGMRMDLKKSRYKTFDELYLYCYYVAGTVGLMSVPVMGISTHSQATTESVYNAALALGIANQLTNILRDVGEDAGRGRVYLPQEELALAGLSDDDIFAGKVTDKWRSFMKSQIKRARMFFDEAEKGVMELNEASRWPVWAALLLYRQILDEIEANDYNNFTKRAYVSKTKKFLSLPLAYARSMVPPARKVSHEMKA; encoded by the exons ATGTCTGCGACATTATTAAGAGTTGCTTCTTCCCCTAGCTTAGAGGTATCCAATTCGACTGGTTTACATGATTCTTTTGGGGTTGTGAAGCTCGTAGATTCGTCAAGGTTCTTGTGTAGGGACTTTGTGTCAGTTAGAGCAAAAAAGAGTGATTTGAAAAAGAGATGGAAGTTTTGTTCTTTGAGTACAGATATGAAGTATGCATGTGTTGGTCAGTCTGGTTTAGAGAGTGCTAGTAACTCTCCTTTATTAACGAATGTGCTCGCAAGTACAGCAGTAGGAGAAGTAGCCGTTTCGTCTGAGCAGAAGGTCTATGATGTGGTGCTGAAGCAGGCATCTTTGGTTAAGAGGAAGCTGAGCTCTACCGGGGAACTTGAGGTGAAACCTGAAATTGTTTTGCCTGGGAATTCGAGCTTGTTGAGTGAAGCCTATGATCGCTGTGGAGAAATTTGTGCAGAATATGCTAAAACGTTTTACTTGG GGACTCTTCTAATGACTTCCGAAAGGCGAAGAGCTATCTGGGCGATATATG TATGGTGTAGGAGGACAGATGAACTTGTTGATGGCCCTAATGCATCGCATATAACAGCAGCTGCTATGGATAGGTGGGAATCAAGATTGGAAGAGCTTTTCCAAGGGCGTCCGTTTGATATGCTTGATGCTGCTTTATCAGATACAGTTGCCAAATTTCCTGTTGATATCCAG CCATTTAAAGATATGATAGAAGGAATGAGAATGGATTTAAAGAAATCAAGATACAAAACCTTTGATGAACTATATCTTTACTGTTACTATGTTGCTGGAACTGTTGGTTTAATGAGTGTTCCAGTCATGGGAATTTCAACGCATTCGCAAGCCACAACTGAGAGTGTGTACAATGCTGCCTTGGCCTTAGGAATTGCAAATCAGCTAACCAACATACTCAGAGATGTTGGAGAGGA TGCAGGGAGAGGAAGAGTGTATCTACCACAAGAGGAGTTGGCTCTGGCAGGGCTTTCAGATGACGATATATTTGCTGGTAAGGTGACGGACAAGTGGAGGAGTTTCATGAAGAGCCAAATCAAAAGAGCAAGAATGTTTTTTGACGAGGCGGAAAAAGGAGTGATGGAGCTTAATGAAGCTAGCAGATGGCCG GTGTGGGCGGCATTGCTATTGTATAGGCAGATATTGGACGAAATAGAAGCTAATGATTACAACAATTTTACTAAGAGAGCTTATGTGAGCAAAACCAAGAAGTTTCTTTCTTTACCACTTGCATATGCTAGATCTATGGTTCCTCCAGCAAGAAAGGTATCTCATGAAATGAAGGCATAG
- the LOC131619393 gene encoding protein MAIN-LIKE 2-like — protein sequence MGETHRGTPQNIATYNVQRFRTRSKHTIAPDERIIPYLNIAGFGPISRIAESSIDHKFVLALLERWRPETHTFHLPTGECTITLEDVHMLLGLPVDGKAINGCVMQANSLCQEAIGIDLIEGAVGARGQGVNLKRLKEHYKKFRLDDESTQETILQKTRCYVLLLIGNVLFPDSTGNTVNFMYLRLLMDFSRVGLYSWGSAVLATLYQSLCKNAVAESCTFYGCALSYGDRISSASMSLERRMQKSGRQSAA from the exons atgggcgaaacacacagaggaaccccCCAGAACATCGCTACCTAT AACGTTCAACGCTTTCGCACTCGTAGTAAACATACCATTGCCCCGGACGAACGCATCATACCATACCTGAACATTGCTGGTTTCGGTCCGATTAGCAGGATTGCCGAGTCTTCAATTgaccacaagtttgttcttgctttgctAGAACGTTGGAGGCCAGAAacacacaccttccatcttccgacaggggagtgcaccatcacccttgAAGACGTCCATATGCTACTCGGCCTTCCTGTTGatggtaaggcaattaatggttgTGTTATGCAGGCGAATAGCTTATGCCAAGAGGCAATTGGAATAGACTTGATAGAAGGAGCCGTTGGTGCTAGGGGGCAAGGTGTTAACCTAAAGAGGTTAAAGGAGCATTATAAAAAGTTTCGCTTGGATGATGAGTCTACCCAAGAGACCATATTGCAGAAAACTAGGTGTTATGTATTGTTGcttattggaaacgttttgttcccgGATAGCACAGGTAACACGgttaactttatgtatcttcgtttgcTAATGGATTTTAGTAGAGTTGGTTTGTACAGCTGGGGGTCTGCGGTACTGGCTACCTTGTACCAGTCACTATGCAAAAACGCGGTTGCTGAGTCCTGCACATTCTACggatgcgccct ttcatatggcgaccgtATCTCGAGTGCGAGTATGAGCCTAGAGCGCAGGATGCAGAAATCTGGACGACAAAGTGCTGCTTAA